The following proteins are co-located in the Macadamia integrifolia cultivar HAES 741 unplaced genomic scaffold, SCU_Mint_v3 scaffold530, whole genome shotgun sequence genome:
- the LOC122069069 gene encoding cytochrome P450 94A1-like — MFQLEFLASFVLVILPLFYFFIKTSFTQKGKNKSSSSSSVSSQSTTKFPKSYPLLGSSIAISANQEIFNQWITELLKDSPNGNILLDRPLGHLQLVTTNPANVQHILKNEFNIYPKGDFFRDTLTNFLGDGIFNADHDNWRFQRQISSHEFNTKSLRKFTETVVEAEVFDRLLPLLSEAASKNHVIDLQDILQRFTFDNVCKIAFGYDPATLSPSFPQPRSEFAEAFEAATQLSSERFHYVFPPFWKLKRALNIGSEKILRQANATVREFATKVVREKRKELQEKSSLETQDLLSRILNSGHSDERFVTDMVISFILAGRDTTSAALIWFFLLVFRNPRVEKELMKELKEKPESLDYDDVKQVLYTHAAICETMRLYPPVPNDTKFAAADNYLPDGTFVKKGAGVTYFPYAMGRMEKLWGKDCMEFRPERWLEKEDESSPSAGKLKFVGKDPYTYPVFQAGPRICLGKDMAFLQMQRIVAGVMQKYRVVPAEKDFDPLFVSYLSSKMKGGFPVRIEERK, encoded by the coding sequence ATGTTTCAGCTTGAGTTTTTAGCTTCTTTTGTACTAGTAATTCTCCCactcttctacttcttcatcaaaACCAGCTTCACTCAAAAGGGAAAGAataaatcatcttcttcttcttcagtttcaTCTCAATCAACCACCAAATTCCCTAAGTCATACCCATTGTTGGGCTCTTCAATTGCCATTTCTGCTAACCAAGAGATATTCAACCAATGGATTACAGAACTTCTTAAAGATAGTCCCAATGGAAACATCCTCCTCGATCGTCCTCTTGGCCATCTTCAGCTTGTAACCACTAACCCAGCCAACGTCCAACACATCCTCAAAAACGAGTTCAACATCTACCCAAAAGGAGACTTCTTTAGAGACACCCTCACCAATTTCCTCGGCGATGGCATCTTCAATGCCGACCACGATAACTGGAGGTTTCAGAGACAGATATCCAGCCATGAATTCAACACCAAATCTCTCCGCAAGTTCACCGAAACAGTAGTGGAGGCCGAGGTCTTCGACCgcctccttcctctcctctccgaAGCTGCTTCTAAGAATCATGTAATTGATCTGCAAGACATCCTCCAGAGGTTTACATTCGACAACGTCTGCAAAATTGCTTTTGGGTATGACCCGGCAACCCTGTCGCCATCATTCCCACAGCCAAGGTCCGAATTCGCCGAGGCATTCGAAGCTGCTACCCAGTTGAGCAGTGAGAGGTTTCACTACGTATTCCCACCCTTTTGGAAGCTTAAACGAGCACTCAACATTGGGTCCGAGAAAATCCTACGACAAGCAAACGCAACTGTCCGTGAATTCGCAACAAAGGTcgtgagagaaaagagaaaagaactcCAAGAGAAGTCTTCACTAGAAACCCAAGATCTCCTCTCAAGAATCTTGAACTCTGGCCATTCTGATGAGCGTTTTGTTACAGATATGGTGATCAGCTTTATCTTAGCTGGTCGGGATACCACTTCAGCAGCCTTGATATGGTTCTTCCTGTTAGTTTTTCGCAACCCTCGTGTGGAAAAGGAGTTAATGAAGGAATTGAAGGAGAAGCCAGAATCACTTGATTACGATGATGTGAAGCAAGTATTATATACCCATGCAGCGATCTGTGAAACCATGAGGTTGTATCCACCGGTCCCGAATGACACTAAATTCGCGGCGGCCGACAATTATCTGCCGGACGGTACGTTTGTGAAGAAGGGAGCTGGAGTGACATACTTTCCCTATGCAATGGGGAGGATGGAGAAGCTATGGGGCAAAGACTGTATGGAGTTTCGGCCGGAGAGGTGGCttgagaaagaggatgaaagcTCTCCTTCAGCTGGGAAGTTGAAGTTTGTGGGAAAAGATCCATATACTTACCCAGTGTTCCAAGCAGGTCCAAGGATCTGCTTAGGGAAAGATATGGCTTTCTTGCAGATGCAGAGGATAGTTGCAGGAGTGATGCAGAAGTACCGGGTGGTGCCGGCGGAGAAGGATTTTGATCCACTTTTCGTTTCTTACCTGTCCTCCAAAATGAAAGGAGGTTTCCCGGTGAGGATCGAGGAGAGGAAGTAA